One Lactobacillus crispatus DNA segment encodes these proteins:
- a CDS encoding PTS sugar transporter subunit IIB, with protein sequence MVGIVLASHGGFADGIAQSAQMLFGEQDNFAHVILKPDEGPDDIRGKMEKAIASFDNQDEVLFLVDLWGGTPFNQANGLAEKHDKWAIVAGMNLPMVVQALTERMMDANATAKHIATAVVQPGRDGIKTKPADLMPKTAAAAPAADKAAAKGSKKSIPEGTVIGDGHIKYVLARIDSRLLHGQVATGWIPAMKPDRVIVVSDSVAKDDLRKSMIREAAPAGVKAHTVPLKKMEEIAKDPRFGNTHALLLFENPEDVLRAIKGGIDLKNINVGSMSYKEGDVNANNVLSMNQKDVDTFRELEKMGVKFDVRKVPSDAPSNMDAILKKAQTLLDEKK encoded by the coding sequence ATGGTAGGAATTGTTTTAGCCAGCCATGGTGGCTTTGCCGATGGTATTGCACAATCTGCGCAAATGCTTTTCGGTGAACAAGATAATTTTGCACATGTTATCTTAAAGCCTGATGAAGGTCCAGATGACATTCGTGGCAAAATGGAAAAAGCAATTGCTTCATTTGATAACCAGGATGAAGTTTTGTTCTTGGTTGACTTATGGGGTGGTACTCCATTTAACCAAGCAAATGGACTTGCTGAAAAGCATGATAAATGGGCAATTGTTGCTGGTATGAATTTACCAATGGTTGTACAAGCATTAACTGAGAGAATGATGGATGCTAATGCAACTGCAAAGCACATCGCCACTGCAGTTGTTCAACCTGGTAGAGATGGAATTAAGACTAAGCCAGCTGACTTAATGCCTAAGACGGCTGCTGCAGCTCCAGCAGCTGACAAAGCTGCTGCTAAGGGCAGTAAGAAGAGCATTCCAGAAGGTACTGTTATTGGTGATGGTCATATCAAGTACGTTTTGGCAAGAATTGATTCACGTTTGCTTCACGGTCAAGTGGCAACTGGTTGGATTCCAGCTATGAAGCCTGATAGAGTAATTGTTGTTTCAGATAGTGTAGCTAAGGATGATTTACGTAAGAGTATGATTCGTGAAGCTGCACCAGCTGGTGTTAAGGCTCATACTGTTCCACTCAAGAAGATGGAAGAAATTGCTAAAGATCCAAGATTTGGAAACACTCATGCACTTCTTTTGTTTGAAAATCCAGAAGATGTATTGAGGGCTATCAAAGGCGGTATTGATCTTAAGAATATCAACGTTGGTTCAATGTCATATAAGGAAGGCGATGTTAACGCCAACAACGTATTATCAATGAATCAAAAAGACGTTGATACATTCCGTGAACTTGAAAAGATGGGCGTTAAGTTTGATGTAAGAAAAGTTCCTTCAGATGCTCCAAGTAATATGGATGCTATCTTGAAGAAGGCTCAAACTTTACTTGACGAAAAAAAGTAA
- a CDS encoding LPXTG cell wall anchor domain-containing protein — translation MQDLLPQTGSEHKHTLGLIGTLLAGLGWISLLGVEKRKKKDE, via the coding sequence GTGCAAGACTTATTGCCTCAAACTGGTAGTGAACACAAACACACACTAGGTTTGATTGGTACATTACTCGCTGGTTTAGGTTGGATTAGTTTACTTGGCGTTGAAAAACGTAAGAAAAAAGATGAATAG
- a CDS encoding mucin-binding protein: MQDDNPNYSQESTVPVIDGTNFKVNVPTAITVPAGLTYEFANGIPAESGVAGSTVDNLDLKLPENYELAPDQELPTSYTFGKALSQNLYIKLVHKTAIVDPTDSATNPTKDESWFKKNDLVKDVTRTINYEGLSEEQLAQISEDQKKQTVEFTRTAVYDLVTGKLVANSEGQWTAVDGKDTFAGFTPKEFAGYTTNPNKVEQVKVTGNDKDSEVTVTYTVNTQTGKISYVDSDGKEVGQTPLSGKTGETVDVNPQVPAGWKIVSGQDIPKTVVATADGIPTITVRVEHDTIIVTPETPPRDVPTGPVPGDSSKNYDHFDTLTKTPTRIITVITPFGAKLIITQKVTFDKVTGKVTYSEWKVDGNTQWDAYTAPTFSGYTASQSKVAAEKVSVDTADSNIKITYKQDEVPAPEPKPDKPDKPNKPDKPNKLAKPDKPAKQKESN; the protein is encoded by the coding sequence TTGCAAGATGATAATCCTAACTATAGTCAAGAAAGCACTGTACCAGTAATTGATGGAACAAACTTTAAAGTTAATGTTCCAACTGCTATTACAGTTCCGGCAGGTTTGACTTATGAATTTGCAAATGGAATTCCAGCTGAATCTGGCGTTGCTGGCTCAACTGTTGATAACCTTGATTTGAAGCTTCCAGAGAACTACGAGTTAGCACCAGATCAAGAATTGCCAACTAGCTATACTTTTGGCAAGGCATTAAGTCAGAACTTGTACATTAAATTAGTTCACAAGACAGCAATCGTTGATCCAACTGATTCAGCAACCAATCCTACTAAGGATGAAAGCTGGTTCAAGAAAAATGACCTAGTTAAGGATGTCACCCGAACCATTAATTACGAAGGTTTGAGTGAAGAACAACTAGCTCAGATTTCAGAAGATCAAAAGAAACAGACCGTTGAATTTACGCGGACTGCCGTATATGATTTGGTTACTGGAAAGCTGGTTGCCAATAGTGAAGGCCAATGGACTGCGGTAGATGGTAAGGATACATTTGCTGGATTTACGCCGAAGGAATTTGCTGGCTATACCACAAATCCTAACAAGGTTGAACAAGTGAAAGTAACTGGCAATGATAAGGATAGTGAAGTCACTGTTACTTATACTGTCAACACTCAAACGGGGAAGATTTCTTACGTTGATAGTGATGGCAAAGAAGTAGGGCAAACTCCGCTTAGTGGCAAGACCGGTGAAACAGTAGATGTAAATCCACAAGTTCCAGCAGGATGGAAGATTGTTTCAGGACAGGATATTCCTAAGACAGTAGTTGCAACTGCTGATGGCATTCCAACTATAACTGTAAGGGTTGAACACGACACCATTATTGTTACTCCAGAAACTCCACCAAGGGATGTTCCAACAGGTCCAGTGCCAGGTGATTCAAGTAAGAACTATGATCACTTCGATACTTTGACTAAGACTCCAACTAGAATAATTACAGTCATTACGCCTTTTGGTGCTAAGCTGATTATCACTCAAAAAGTAACGTTTGATAAAGTTACTGGCAAAGTTACATACAGTGAGTGGAAGGTAGATGGTAATACTCAGTGGGATGCATATACTGCTCCAACATTTAGTGGCTACACTGCTTCACAAAGTAAGGTGGCAGCGGAAAAGGTTTCAGTAGATACGGCTGACAGTAATATTAAAATTACTTACAAGCAAGATGAAGTACCAGCTCCAGAGCCGAAGCCAGATAAACCTGACAAACCAAATAAACCGGATAAGCCAAACAAGCTTGCTAAGCCAGATAAACCGGCAAAGCAGAAAGAAAGCAATTAG
- a CDS encoding MBG domain-containing protein, whose amino-acid sequence MQKALNQYAGQGNVTLDAEDLLGSATYTIKQKDLNVVLDGNSKGADGKTYDGQPATINTQATNFGVFTPIGLVSGETLNTANLAAGDYE is encoded by the coding sequence TTGCAAAAAGCCCTTAACCAATACGCTGGTCAAGGAAATGTCACCTTGGATGCTGAAGACCTGCTAGGCTCTGCCACTTACACAATTAAACAAAAGGATCTTAATGTAGTTCTTGACGGTAATAGTAAGGGCGCAGATGGCAAGACGTACGATGGTCAACCTGCAACGATTAACACTCAAGCTACCAACTTCGGTGTATTCACTCCAATTGGTTTAGTAAGCGGTGAAACGTTGAATACTGCTAACCTAGCAGCTGGTGATTATGAATAG
- a CDS encoding MBG domain-containing protein codes for MNQGEATVTLNSGDSKTYDAKQTLPSGLNLNKYNVTYDATVYSADGEAQTLKLTADDLQIVGNATNVGTYQVKLSQAGQEKLKQLTGNNGANYKWTFKTTANYIVTAATADAKLNGSNQKTFDGTAVTTAQVNSNGQILVHFTFPGPTTESTYALQDGDYI; via the coding sequence ATTAACCAGGGCGAAGCTACTGTTACCCTGAATAGTGGTGACAGCAAGACTTATGATGCTAAGCAAACCTTACCAAGTGGACTTAACTTGAATAAGTACAACGTAACCTACGATGCGACGGTTTACTCCGCTGATGGTGAAGCTCAGACACTTAAGTTAACTGCTGACGATTTGCAAATTGTTGGTAATGCAACGAATGTCGGTACTTACCAAGTTAAATTGTCACAGGCTGGTCAAGAAAAGCTTAAGCAACTAACTGGTAATAATGGTGCTAACTACAAGTGGACATTTAAGACAACAGCTAACTACATAGTTACTGCAGCCACTGCTGACGCAAAACTTAATGGCTCTAACCAAAAGACATTTGATGGTACAGCTGTAACAACTGCACAAGTTAACAGCAATGGTCAAATTTTAGTTCACTTTACTTTCCCAGGTCCAACTACCGAAAGTACGTATGCTCTGCAAGACGGTGATTATATTTGA
- a CDS encoding MBG domain-containing protein, with translation MIFDQTPGNVGEYHVELSAQGLANIEKALGTNYAYPQVAADVTTKGTLTRAKLLLP, from the coding sequence TTGATCTTTGATCAAACCCCAGGCAATGTCGGTGAATACCACGTGGAATTATCTGCGCAAGGGTTGGCTAACATTGAAAAAGCTTTGGGTACTAACTACGCATACCCACAAGTAGCAGCTGATGTAACTACTAAGGGTACATTAACCAGGGCGAAGCTACTGTTACCCTGA
- a CDS encoding YSIRK-type signal peptide-containing protein → MTFNKNDFEGKQRFSIRKLNIGVCSVLLSTLLWTMNTSQTVHADTTDPVETEEVESAKKTTTDTGNDQTTTADKNDNDTTAQKEVSGTDPLTSKNSTEQNSTKQAEDKKATSPEDTKGVSTQNNKEVSYSAYNKSGDSGQQTTFTQGTDSYQPNYIISRLQTNADGLVSGKQNATIRVTVPNGTLGAQYDADGKYYYYELNANVNVAQKVTFEFVDQYNNNAVVGQTYSQEFIPGVQTNLNFNMTIPTDPEGYGYELANGASIPGQCTLPAFTQIFLTHQFMKPVQFTLFCIFQ, encoded by the coding sequence ATGACTTTTAATAAAAATGACTTTGAAGGCAAGCAGCGCTTTAGTATTAGAAAATTGAACATTGGAGTTTGTTCCGTTTTGCTTTCAACTTTGCTTTGGACGATGAATACAAGTCAAACGGTTCATGCGGATACTACGGATCCAGTAGAAACAGAAGAGGTTGAGTCGGCTAAGAAGACTACCACAGATACTGGAAATGATCAGACTACGACAGCTGATAAGAATGATAACGATACTACTGCTCAAAAAGAAGTTAGCGGTACCGATCCTTTGACTAGCAAAAATTCAACCGAGCAGAATTCAACTAAACAGGCAGAAGATAAAAAAGCTACTAGTCCAGAAGATACTAAAGGTGTTTCTACTCAAAATAATAAGGAAGTTTCTTATAGTGCTTACAATAAGAGCGGCGATTCAGGTCAGCAAACTACTTTCACTCAAGGCACCGACAGTTATCAGCCAAACTATATTATTTCCCGCTTGCAAACAAATGCTGATGGCTTAGTGAGTGGCAAGCAAAATGCTACTATTCGCGTTACTGTTCCAAATGGTACGCTTGGTGCTCAATATGATGCAGATGGTAAGTATTACTACTACGAATTGAATGCTAATGTTAATGTTGCGCAAAAGGTGACGTTTGAATTTGTAGACCAGTACAACAATAATGCGGTTGTCGGTCAAACTTATTCACAAGAATTTATCCCTGGTGTTCAAACTAACCTCAACTTTAATATGACCATTCCAACTGATCCAGAAGGTTATGGTTACGAATTAGCAAACGGTGCGTCAATTCCAGGACAATGCACTTTGCCTGCTTTTACGCAAATCTTCCTAACGCATCAGTTTATGAAGCCCGTCCAGTTCACACTGTTTTGTATATTCCAGTAA
- the serS gene encoding serine--tRNA ligase produces the protein MLDIKVIRENLDWSKKKLATRGIKPEELDELVEIDAKRRKDLTKSEQLKAKRNDVSKQIAEKKRNKEDASDAIAAMREVGKEIKDLDKEVAELTEKQNYILLRLPNFPADSDPIGPDDSYNEEVRKWHPTTEFNFKPKAHWDIGTDLGILDWDRASKVSGARFVYYIGAGALLERAVFNFFLDENTKEGYTEIIPPYLVNDASMQGTGQFPKFHEDVYTIVDNDDPDKPRDLTLIPTAEVPLVNYFRNEIIHENKLPINVTALSPAFRSEAGSAGRDTRGLIRMHEFRKVEMVKVCKPDESWDELEKLTHNAEHLLQKLGLPYHVVALSTGDASFTSAKTYDLEVWMPAQDKYREISSCSNCTDFQARRAQIRYRDEDGKLHLAHTLNGSGLAVGRCVAAILENYQNEDGSVTVPDVLVPYMNGMKKITKESGLI, from the coding sequence ATGCTTGATATTAAAGTGATTCGTGAGAATCTTGACTGGTCAAAGAAGAAATTGGCTACACGTGGCATTAAGCCAGAAGAATTAGATGAATTAGTTGAAATTGACGCTAAGCGTCGTAAGGATTTGACTAAGAGTGAACAATTAAAGGCTAAGCGTAACGACGTTTCTAAGCAAATTGCAGAAAAAAAGCGTAACAAAGAAGATGCTAGCGATGCAATTGCTGCTATGCGTGAAGTAGGTAAGGAAATCAAAGACTTAGATAAGGAAGTTGCGGAATTAACTGAAAAGCAAAACTACATCTTGCTTAGATTGCCTAACTTCCCAGCTGATTCAGACCCAATTGGTCCGGACGATAGCTACAACGAAGAAGTTCGTAAGTGGCACCCAACTACTGAATTTAACTTTAAGCCAAAGGCTCACTGGGATATTGGTACTGACCTTGGCATCTTAGACTGGGACCGTGCTTCAAAGGTTTCAGGTGCACGTTTTGTTTACTACATCGGTGCTGGTGCGCTTTTGGAACGTGCTGTCTTCAACTTCTTCCTTGATGAAAACACTAAGGAAGGTTATACCGAAATTATCCCACCATACTTGGTAAACGATGCATCAATGCAAGGAACTGGTCAATTCCCTAAGTTCCACGAAGATGTTTATACCATCGTTGATAATGATGATCCAGATAAGCCACGTGACTTAACTTTGATCCCAACTGCTGAAGTTCCATTGGTAAACTACTTCAGAAATGAAATTATTCATGAAAACAAGTTGCCAATCAATGTTACTGCATTGTCACCAGCATTCAGAAGTGAAGCAGGGTCAGCAGGACGGGACACTCGTGGTTTGATTAGAATGCACGAATTCCGTAAGGTTGAAATGGTTAAGGTATGTAAGCCTGACGAATCATGGGATGAACTCGAGAAGTTAACTCATAATGCGGAACACTTATTGCAAAAGTTGGGCCTGCCATATCACGTAGTTGCTCTTTCAACTGGGGATGCAAGTTTTACTAGTGCTAAGACTTACGACCTTGAAGTTTGGATGCCTGCACAAGACAAGTACCGTGAAATCTCAAGTTGTTCAAACTGTACTGACTTCCAAGCTCGCCGTGCACAAATTCGTTACCGTGATGAAGACGGCAAGCTTCACTTGGCACACACTTTAAATGGCTCAGGTTTGGCTGTTGGTCGTTGTGTAGCTGCTATTTTGGAAAATTACCAAAACGAAGATGGTTCAGTAACTGTTCCTGATGTACTTGTTCCTTACATGAATGGTATGAAGAAGATTACTAAAGAATCAGGTTTAATTTAA
- a CDS encoding GNAT family N-acetyltransferase, which translates to MLESKRIYLRPFEERDAQQLLKWGGNPRYHKMAGFEEYRNLTEAVNGVKQYMSRPESYVVCLRKNNEVIGLVELYERGLDEKSGLLKTKEVGFLLDQSFEGHGYMTEALRLILTYAFKKKKQVEVWAGTFADNEKSQKLLKTLGFQYVYTVDYTQVSALFSFKEKYYLLKKEEWLKINANTKS; encoded by the coding sequence ATGCTTGAATCTAAGAGAATATATTTGAGACCTTTTGAAGAAAGGGACGCGCAGCAATTACTGAAGTGGGGTGGCAATCCCCGCTACCACAAGATGGCTGGCTTTGAGGAATACCGCAATCTGACTGAGGCGGTTAATGGCGTGAAGCAATATATGTCGCGTCCTGAAAGTTATGTCGTTTGCTTGCGCAAGAACAATGAAGTGATCGGTCTGGTTGAATTGTATGAACGCGGCTTAGATGAAAAGAGTGGCCTATTAAAGACTAAAGAAGTTGGCTTTTTGCTAGATCAGTCGTTTGAAGGTCACGGCTATATGACTGAAGCTTTACGATTGATTTTGACCTATGCTTTTAAAAAGAAAAAGCAAGTAGAAGTCTGGGCTGGAACTTTTGCCGATAATGAAAAATCACAGAAATTGCTTAAAACACTAGGATTTCAGTATGTTTATACTGTCGATTACACACAAGTTAGTGCACTTTTTTCGTTTAAAGAAAAATATTATTTGCTCAAAAAAGAAGAATGGCTTAAAATAAATGCAAACACGAAATCCTAA
- a CDS encoding TVP38/TMEM64 family protein has translation MHLSTKASRKLINIATIVCGIAIVLLVIYWYRLGIFTDQAKMRAYLANKQIVGPIIFVLIQIVQVVIPIIPGGVSLLGGVVFFGPVAGFIYNYVGICIGSIINFFLARHYGRPFILHIVSEETLDKYMKWTENQNKFNWFFALCILAPAAPDDVLCLLAGLTKMKFWTYFWIIILCKPWTIAAYSIGLQFGAKWLLKLMGN, from the coding sequence ATGCATCTATCGACTAAGGCTAGTCGTAAATTAATCAATATTGCAACTATAGTTTGTGGAATCGCAATCGTGTTGCTGGTGATTTATTGGTACCGTTTGGGGATCTTTACCGATCAAGCTAAAATGCGGGCTTATCTGGCTAATAAACAAATTGTTGGTCCGATTATTTTCGTGTTGATTCAAATTGTTCAGGTAGTTATTCCGATTATTCCTGGGGGCGTGTCTTTATTAGGAGGCGTGGTCTTCTTTGGCCCAGTTGCTGGGTTTATTTATAACTACGTGGGGATTTGTATTGGCTCAATTATCAACTTCTTTTTAGCTAGACACTACGGCCGGCCCTTTATTTTGCATATTGTTTCGGAAGAAACGCTTGATAAATATATGAAGTGGACAGAGAATCAGAATAAATTTAATTGGTTCTTTGCATTATGTATTCTCGCCCCAGCAGCTCCCGATGACGTGCTTTGCCTGCTAGCAGGATTGACTAAAATGAAGTTTTGGACTTATTTTTGGATTATTATTTTGTGTAAGCCATGGACAATTGCGGCCTATAGTATAGGCCTACAGTTTGGTGCAAAGTGGCTCTTGAAGCTGATGGGTAACTAA
- a CDS encoding alpha/beta hydrolase, whose product MVVIKNDIVYDKTKELKTDIYYPNDTSSNTKILIFWHGGGWFRGNKESVKNLGIRFANAGFMTFIPDYSLAPKYHFPAAHEDALHFVDWLLNSEYTDQDDVKNIVQIGASVGGEMAIEVAGKYGFPTVTWSAPVEYSNWIKDHQDTKASSDAANDFGITDPEKIRQSFYKYFTLTYTGTEDEAVLQKLDAKSFDYSHLKQLMMINSADELTPLATVLDFVKFLADKNLGVQLLVIPGHGHAMAYGPDYVDESLDFLYQTIKRQD is encoded by the coding sequence ATGGTTGTAATTAAGAATGATATTGTTTATGACAAGACTAAAGAATTAAAAACGGATATTTACTATCCTAATGATACATCTTCTAATACCAAGATTTTAATCTTCTGGCATGGCGGTGGCTGGTTTAGAGGTAATAAAGAAAGCGTAAAAAATCTAGGTATTCGCTTTGCTAATGCGGGCTTTATGACCTTCATCCCCGACTACTCCTTAGCACCTAAATACCACTTTCCTGCTGCTCATGAAGATGCATTGCACTTTGTCGACTGGCTGTTGAATTCTGAATACACTGATCAAGACGATGTCAAAAACATTGTTCAAATTGGAGCCAGCGTTGGCGGTGAAATGGCAATTGAGGTTGCTGGGAAATACGGTTTCCCTACTGTCACCTGGTCTGCTCCAGTTGAATATTCAAACTGGATTAAAGATCATCAAGATACTAAAGCATCCTCAGATGCCGCTAACGATTTTGGCATTACCGATCCTGAAAAGATCAGACAATCTTTCTACAAGTACTTCACATTAACCTACACAGGTACTGAAGATGAGGCTGTATTACAAAAATTAGACGCTAAGTCATTTGACTATAGCCATCTCAAGCAATTAATGATGATTAATTCCGCAGATGAGTTGACACCACTAGCTACAGTATTGGATTTTGTTAAGTTCTTAGCTGACAAAAACTTAGGCGTACAGCTCCTCGTAATTCCTGGTCACGGTCACGCCATGGCTTATGGTCCCGATTATGTAGACGAATCGCTCGATTTTTTATATCAAACTATTAAGAGACAAGATTAA
- a CDS encoding helix-turn-helix domain-containing protein, translating into MINIEKFVQARKKLRLSQTELCRGICTQSTLSKFENNGQVPSFKILKQLCERMDIDVSDIMDSSEHKYIAHILFEADFAFINFDYSKIFTLLSQINPEVDLKRQTNRIHYHYLRGQYALRSDRNQMSALFYFNNILTTQELPENDIYRLLALNGCSQIYAKQGETEKAEHYYSQVLKNIMDVKIDNILTTMHALSILCDAGEFYGERKMYRESNALLRYAYKIGAEKHVIFYMARILLRQGMNDIDQSKKKAIAIQHLHDACAFARINRNTITLNQAKKLLKKLND; encoded by the coding sequence ATGATCAACATAGAAAAATTTGTTCAAGCCAGAAAAAAATTAAGGCTATCGCAAACTGAACTTTGCCGCGGCATTTGCACGCAGTCAACCTTAAGTAAGTTTGAAAACAACGGACAGGTACCTTCATTTAAAATTCTTAAGCAGCTTTGTGAACGGATGGATATTGATGTTAGCGATATTATGGACAGCAGTGAGCACAAATATATCGCGCATATCCTGTTTGAAGCGGATTTTGCCTTTATCAATTTTGATTACAGTAAAATTTTTACTTTACTTTCACAAATCAACCCCGAAGTAGACCTAAAACGCCAAACAAATCGGATTCATTATCACTATTTGCGCGGACAATATGCTCTAAGAAGTGATCGCAATCAAATGAGTGCGCTCTTTTATTTCAACAATATCTTGACCACCCAGGAATTGCCTGAAAATGATATTTACCGCTTGTTGGCATTAAATGGTTGTAGTCAAATCTATGCTAAACAAGGTGAAACAGAGAAAGCCGAGCACTATTATAGTCAAGTATTAAAGAACATTATGGACGTCAAGATCGATAACATTTTGACTACAATGCATGCCTTAAGTATTTTATGTGATGCCGGTGAATTCTATGGCGAACGAAAAATGTATCGTGAGTCTAATGCATTGTTGCGCTATGCCTATAAGATTGGCGCTGAGAAGCACGTGATTTTTTACATGGCACGCATCCTATTGCGGCAAGGCATGAATGATATTGATCAGTCAAAAAAGAAAGCAATTGCTATCCAACATTTGCATGATGCCTGTGCTTTTGCCCGAATCAACCGCAACACGATTACGCTAAATCAGGCTAAAAAATTACTAAAAAAATTAAATGACTAA
- a CDS encoding ATP-binding protein produces MNDQLNERCLGVSDRLTLERIIKFMFDSIGSYLSIRKIANTLTSMGHKITPNTVERYINALLDSLIIYDVSRFDIHGKEQLGSLKKYYIVDTGLIYHLLASHKKDRGHIIENIVYLELLSRGYNVTVGSIPNGEIDFVARKNNEIFYYQVSETVLDEKTLERELKPFNKINDHYPKFLLIMNEFGKNDNFNGIKQLNILDWLLE; encoded by the coding sequence ATAAATGATCAATTAAATGAACGCTGTTTAGGAGTTTCAGATAGGTTGACTTTGGAACGAATTATCAAGTTTATGTTTGACAGTATTGGTAGCTATTTATCCATTCGAAAAATTGCCAATACGTTAACTTCAATGGGACATAAAATCACACCAAATACGGTAGAACGGTATATTAATGCGTTACTCGACAGTTTGATTATCTATGACGTTTCACGATTCGATATTCATGGAAAAGAGCAGCTAGGTTCGCTAAAAAAATATTACATTGTTGATACTGGGCTTATATATCATTTGTTGGCAAGTCACAAAAAAGATCGTGGACATATAATTGAAAATATTGTTTATCTTGAGTTGCTTAGTCGTGGATATAACGTTACTGTAGGTAGCATCCCTAATGGTGAAATTGATTTTGTCGCAAGAAAGAATAACGAAATTTTTTATTATCAAGTGTCCGAAACAGTGCTAGATGAAAAGACCTTAGAGCGCGAATTAAAACCGTTTAACAAGATTAATGATCATTATCCAAAATTTCTATTAATAATGAATGAATTTGGAAAAAATGATAATTTTAACGGAATAAAGCAACTTAATATTTTAGATTGGTTATTAGAATAA
- a CDS encoding IS30 family transposase translates to MTNSNSSISKHYHQLTSVQRGQIQAMLDSGITSRTVIAQEVGCHKSTISREIKRGSVLQRDSSYLLYEHYYADTAQLYYEKRRKNCYQRNPLKHYAVFLRMLSRRFKAKFDATSIDEFVGEFKRTMPGYPCPSTPTVYRYIDQGLLDISNIDLPMKLKRRRNKRHHGQSGHALHKKNLGNSIEQRPKEIEDRKTPLHWEGDLVKGVRRKNQPALMTLTERTTRFEVVIKIPDYRASTCQRLLQNEIDRHPAWFKSITFDNGSEFADMTKIKGCQIYFAHPYSPWERGTNENCNGLLRQFFPKGKSMKDKSAAYVQQATDAINRKHRRILQYHTAEELFKQYISS, encoded by the coding sequence ATGACCAATTCAAATTCTAGCATTTCTAAGCACTATCATCAATTAACCAGCGTACAACGTGGACAAATTCAAGCAATGCTGGATTCCGGCATAACTTCCCGTACTGTTATCGCTCAAGAAGTCGGCTGCCATAAGTCGACAATCAGTCGCGAAATCAAACGCGGAAGCGTCCTGCAAAGAGACAGCAGCTATTTATTGTATGAGCACTATTACGCTGATACTGCACAGCTTTATTATGAGAAGCGTCGCAAAAACTGCTATCAGCGCAATCCATTGAAGCATTATGCTGTCTTTTTGAGAATGCTCTCCAGACGCTTCAAAGCTAAATTTGATGCCACCAGCATCGATGAATTCGTTGGTGAATTCAAAAGGACTATGCCAGGCTACCCTTGTCCCAGCACACCAACTGTCTATCGCTATATTGATCAGGGCTTGCTGGACATAAGCAATATTGATCTGCCTATGAAGCTCAAAAGACGCAGGAACAAGCGTCATCACGGCCAGAGCGGTCATGCTTTGCACAAGAAGAATCTTGGCAATTCCATTGAACAGCGTCCTAAAGAGATTGAAGACAGAAAAACGCCGCTGCACTGGGAAGGAGATCTGGTTAAAGGCGTCAGACGCAAGAATCAGCCTGCTTTAATGACTTTGACCGAAAGAACCACACGCTTTGAAGTAGTTATCAAGATTCCTGACTATCGGGCAAGCACATGCCAAAGGCTGCTTCAAAATGAGATTGACAGACATCCTGCCTGGTTTAAATCGATCACGTTTGACAATGGCTCTGAGTTTGCGGATATGACCAAGATCAAAGGCTGCCAGATCTACTTCGCCCACCCATATTCTCCATGGGAAAGAGGCACCAATGAGAACTGCAATGGACTTCTGCGTCAATTCTTCCCTAAAGGCAAAAGCATGAAAGATAAGTCAGCTGCTTATGTTCAACAGGCAACTGATGCCATTAACCGCAAACATCGTCGAATCCTTCAATATCACACAGCAGAAGAACTCTTCAAGCAATATATTTCCTCATAG